The following DNA comes from Cryptococcus deuterogattii R265 chromosome 2, complete sequence.
TTCCAAAATCACCACACTAACTATACTATGCCTTACAACACCAATCACCGATGTTCCTAATTCGTTGAGACTCGAGTCCGATCTTCAAATGAGGAGATTAACGTTGTACATATAGAAGCGCAGCGAGCGACTATTCGTTTGTGCTGAGTGACGGAGCCAAACACGAACGCACTACGATCGGGACACTATAAACCCACTTCTGGTACCTTTTTGCTTCCGCACTACACATTACAAGAAGGTCGTTTTACCAGTTCTGCTTCGTTCGACAACGTTGTCTCGACAAGCTAACCCTTCCAAATTTACATAAACAATGGACGCAAAATCCCTTCTGCGAGCAAAGAAAGCCGAAGCAAGAATAAGCCATCCTTATGCCGCCTACAATGCGTCTGGTGTACTTCGTTGTTCCATCTGTGCCGTCCCAGGTACGCCTATTTGCTCTCTATGAAAATCCTCGACACTAAGCCTTATCTCCTCAGTGAAACAATGGGATGCTCACCTTCTCACAAAACAACATCGCACTTCTGTCGCCCGTGAAAAGgcagaaagggaaaaaagcgAACGAGCAAAACGTTCTCGCCCTGAAACTGAAGTTGAAGCCGGGTCATCTTCTAAGCGTCCCAAAGTTGCCCAACAACCACAGCTTCCTAGTAAAGCAGGTTCatatgaagaggacgatgtGCCATCGGGTTTACCAGTCGGATTCTTCTCGGCGAACATCCGCACAGCACCTGAACCGAAAACTGAAGcactcccttctccttcaataGCACCTGgaacagcaacagcagccaAGACGGGGGATGCGGAACTGGACGACTTTTTAGCTTCACTCGCCGACAATTCTCCAGTACCAGACACATCAGCACCAGCCGCTCCACCTACAGCCATATCGCAAGCACAAGCTAATGGCGGCGCGAAGCGAAAAACGACGTATAAGCAAGATATCATACCCGGCCAGGCGAGTTATGAAGCTGCGCCTGTAAGGATTGTacagatggatgaagagcagcaagaagaatcaaaggaagaacctgaagagaatgaagctgagaagagggagagattgcaaagagaagagagggaggatatCATGGCgagattggaagaggaagagagagcaCAGTATGTCTTTAGTTTGTTTTGTAAATCGGTCGAATTTTGCTGATGGAGTTCGGGATTTAGAGAAGACGCAGACTCGAGAGTAATGGCATTGAAGCAAAGAATGGAGAtgttgagaaagaaaagagaagctAGGAGCGGTGTAAAGGGAACAGGAGCGGCAAAGGATGCTTCCCAAAATGCTTAAGATTTAAGGCTTTTGTTCAGACTAAATGTAGTTGTATAACGAGCAAGGCGATGTAGATTCATCAAGGTAACACGATACCGGTTGAGTCACAATTCAGTCAGATGAAAATGCAATGCATCAAGAAAGAAACGTCCAAACATGCAAAGTCTACTTGTCTATATCGCGTCCTCTACATGTCTAATACTACCATATGTACATTTTGATACCCTTTTGATAATGAGCTTCTTACGAAAATCAAACACAATCTTTACACACCCCTTAGAACCTGCCAAGAGGCTCCCTAACCCTGAAGGTAGCGCcagtcttctccttgacctcttcAAGGGTAGTACCCTCAGCGATTTCAATCAACTCAAGACCGCCTCCGTTCTTGCCAGTCCTGTCAACGTCAAAGACAGCGAGGTCGGTAATAATCCTGCTAACGACAGCCACACCAGTCAAGGGAAGTTTGCAAGACTCGACAATCTTAGGTCGGCCGTGCTTGTCGGTATGTGTAGTGACGACAACGATCTTGGTCTCATCAGGATTGGAGACAAGGTCCATGGCGCCGCCCATACCTTTAATGAGCTTGCCTGGAATCATGTAGTTGGCGAGGTCACCGTTGGCAGAAACTTCCATGGCACCGAGAATGGAGACATCGACATGACCACCTCGGATCATACCGAAGGATTCGGAGGAGTCGAAGACGGAAGCACCAGGAACGAGTGTAACGGTTTCCTTACCAGCGTTGATAATGTCGCTGCGATGGTAAGGAAGGTTAGTATGGATTTCTTGaaaagaggcaaagaaaTCAAACATACGCATCGACTTCCTCCTTAGTGGGATAAGGACCCATACCCAAAATACCGTTCTCACTCTGGACCCAGACCTTCATGCCATCAGGCAAGTAGTTGGCAGCCAAGACGGGGATGCCAACACCCAAGTTGACATAGGCACCATCGTAAAGTTCCTTGCTGGCTCGCTGAGCAATCGTTTCACGCTGAGCCTGGCCAGCGCCCTTCTTGACAGATGTCTCCTCGCCCGAACCGGGGGAAACATTCTCGTTCTCCTCTCGGGTGGTGAAAATTTCGATTTGCTTGTCCTCGGTGGCGGGAACGACTCGGTCGACAAAGATACCGGGGAGGTCGATCTCCATAGGGTCGAGCTCACCAATTTCAACAATATTCTCGGCTTCGACAATGGAGAGCTTGGCAGCTCGGGCGACAAGAGGACCAAAAGTTCGGGTAGTGTACCTACGACCCCGTCAGCCTAACTATTGACGTCATGTTCCTAAGAGACGACAAACCTAAAGACACAGTTACCGGCCTTGTCAACCTTCCAAGCTCGGAAAATAGCGACGTCGCCGTGGATGGCAGGCTCGAAGAGGTACTTCTTGCCGTCAAATACTTTAGTGTCCTTCTTCACACCAGGGATAGCGATAGTTTGCTTGCCATCGGCATCAGGCTTGGACCATTTTTGTGGGATACCACCAGTCTCAACATCTGTACCGGCACCTGTCCTGGTGAAGAAACCCGGCAtaccagcaccagcagATCTGAGACGCTCGGCAATGGTACCCTGGGGACAAAGCTCAACCTCGATTTCACCGGAAAGATACGCATCTTGGAGACCCTTGTTGGTACCGAGGTAGGACAGGATCATTTTCTTGATTTGTTTAGAAGTGATGAGGGGAGCTGTTGTGGAAGATGCGTCGTCAGCCCTCAATCATTCGACGTCATTCAGATCTTGACGCAAACGTGCTCTAACGCCGCGTTTTCACTGACGCcaacgaaaaaaaaattggaAGCTGCGACTTACAGAGACCGTAGGTACCAGCGTTACCAGCGTTGTTAGAGACGACAGTCAAATCCTTCAAGTCACTCTCCCTCATAGCCTTGATGATAGTTTCGGCGGTACCACAGAGACCAAAACCAGCGGACAAGACGGTGTCGCCGTTCTTAATGTCCCTAATAGCAGTTTTTGCGTCCGGCCAGACCTTCGACTTTTCGCTGGGAGTGATACGAGATCGGCCATGAGTGCCTTGTGAGGGGACAGATTTGAGGTCTGAAGGAGAACCCTTGACGGGCTCAGTGTTGATATATCGAGAGGCAGAGATGGCACCAGGTCGGGCAAGAGTGGCAACTCGAAGGAGGACTTTTGAGCGGCTAAGGGCACGGGCGGTGGGAACGGCTGTTCTGATCATCATTATTCTGATTATCAGTTTTACTTTGAGTGGGGAGGTAtaaaaagtggaggagacGAAAGCGGATAAGAGGGGCAAATGTGGGGCTCTTGATTGGTCTTATatatgaggatgaggactAGACTCTGAAAACATGTCGCGTCACTCATCACCTAAAAAGATTAAGGGCACCGGCTCCACCATAACCGAATGCAAATGCGGCTCGATTAATGGCATGGGGGATTCCGTCTCCGTCCGCGGCGGCGCCTGCGTCCCGTTTCCCCTGCCAGTCAGCAGCAGTAGTACTAGTAGTATTGTAAGTAGTTAAATGTCACGTCATGTCAGGgtaaataataataaatatgaaaaaaatgaatgaatgaatTGTTGATTGATGATTGCCCTCTTTAATAGGCGCGGATGAAGTGAGAAAGACAGTTACATAAGGCTCCTCTCTTTAGGCGCGCTACTGGTGATTACGGGTTCTCTTTCCCCCTTCCGGAAAGGTCTCGGTGACTAACGTCGGTGATCGGCAGCATGGCTGCGTTTTGCTGCGCGCGCAGACGCGTAATTTCACCACTTCTCACCGCTCATTTTGGCTCTCTCTTGGCAGTTCACACGCAAAGAAGCCGTTTTCAAGCCGATGAGACTGGAtatgaagaacaagaaagaggaataAGGGACGGGGAGCAGTAGTAAAGGCCAGGGCGACCGAATCTGTTACGGAAGTGACTGGCAAAACGAAGTTACTCCGATTCCTTAATGCCTTGCTTTGCATTGCAGACATGTCCAGTATCTCTGACTGCGGGGCAAATGCATCTTACTCCAGCAAAAGGTTTATAAACCATCCACTTCTGAATCAGTTCCCCAGTCTACTCTGACATCCTTTCTATCACTTGCGATTCATTACTCAACAATATCTAGAAATTTTACTACAATGCAGCTGCCCGCCACCAACAATAATACCAGCGAGAAGGTCACCTCTGATGACATCGACGGCTTCGAAGTCGTCACTCAGATGGTCACTGAGAAGTCTGCTACTTCCGCCACCGAGACTGACACCTTATCATTTGAGACCCAAAGGTCAAACAAGGATGATACTCCCGATACCATTAGTAcgttccctttcttccccttatACTCTGAAATCATCGCTGAATTTTTGCCACCCACAGTTGAAAGTGTTACGAACCTCCGAATTAGCTCTCCTGAGTTCGAGGACAATTACGACCAGGCTTGTCCTCACCACCGTGACTTCCGTTGCCACCATAAACACTTCTACGGCCGTCGTGGCTTCATGGGTCCTCCTC
Coding sequences within:
- a CDS encoding 3-oxoacid CoA-transferase; translated protein: MMIRTAVPTARALSRSKVLLRVATLARPGAISASRYINTEPVKGSPSDLKSVPSQGTHGRSRITPSEKSKVWPDAKTAIRDIKNGDTVLSAGFGLCGTAETIIKAMRESDLKDLTVVSNNAGNAGTYGLSPLITSKQIKKMILSYLGTNKGLQDAYLSGEIEVELCPQGTIAERLRSAGAGMPGFFTRTGAGTDVETGGIPQKWSKPDADGKQTIAIPGVKKDTKVFDGKKYLFEPAIHGDVAIFRAWKVDKAGNCVFRYTTRTFGPLVARAAKLSIVEAENIVEIGELDPMEIDLPGIFVDRVVPATEDKQIEIFTTREENENVSPGSGEETSVKKGAGQAQRETIAQRASKELYDGAYVNLGVGIPVLAANYLPDGMKVWVQSENGILGMGPYPTKEEVDADIINAGKETVTLVPGASVFDSSESFGMIRGGHVDVSILGAMEVSANGDLANYMIPGKLIKGMGGAMDLVSNPDETKIVVVTTHTDKHGRPKIVESCKLPLTGVAVVSRIITDLAVFDVDRTGKNGGGLELIEIAEGTTLEEVKEKTGATFRVREPLGRF